Proteins encoded in a region of the Manis javanica isolate MJ-LG chromosome 15, MJ_LKY, whole genome shotgun sequence genome:
- the LOC140846584 gene encoding uncharacterized protein, producing the protein MGAPERRARRGATRIRGPRAAGGAGGARRGCRRSAWLPGSRSRGGPGTGGAGRAGGEAAARGRDALPLSAPRASPSGAGGQRGAEPHGGPRAARKARDSRREDAPGAAAESFVRRRPRPPRWRRRPEGTRSRGARESREQGGSRWPAGLIRRRDGGTCSSSAPPEVGSGSAPAANGFAARRARPPPPPGPGPWRAASRFLLPRGLRSRAGDDGRGPGEGISLSARQSRDGRGPRQAAPREGLREGLPGPGECPPARSRLLCGSLSPGLDAAVRRPLPPFCQY; encoded by the exons ATGGGTGCGCCGGAGCGACGCGCCCGCCGCGGAGCGACCCGCATCCGCGGCCCCCG GGCCGCGGGGGGCGCAGGGGGCGCGCGGCGGGGTTGCCGCCGGAGCGCGTGGCTGCCTGGGTCCCGGAGCCGCGGGGGCCCCGGGACAGGAGGCGCCGGCCGGGCCGGAGGGGAGGCGGCGGCGCGCGGGCGGGACGCGCTGCCCTTGAGCGCCCCGAGGGCCTCCCCATCCGGCGCGGGGGGCCAGCGCGGGGCCGAGCCGCACGGAGGCCCCCGCGCCGCGCGGAAGGCCCGGGACTCGCGGCGGGAGGACGCGCCGGGCGCCGCGGCCGAGTCCTTTGTGCGGCGCCGGCCCAGGCCCCCGCGGTGGCGCCGGCGGCCAGAAGGGACGCGCTCGCGGGGGGCCCGCGAGTCtcgggagcagggagggagtcgTTGGCCCGCGGGGCTGATTCGTCGCCGTGACGGGGGGACCTGCAGCAGCTCCGCTCCTCCCGAGGTCGGCTCCGGGTCGGCCCCGGCCGCAAACGGCTTTGCTGCCCGGAgggcccgcccccccccccccccggggccTGGTCCGTGGCGGGCGGCGAGCCGGTTCCTGCTTCCGCGAGGCCTCCGCTCCCGCGCGGGAGACGACGGCAGAGGCCCGGGAGAGGGGATCTCACTGTCGGCGCGGCAGTCGCGCGACGGGAGGGGCCCGAGACAGGCGGCCCCCCGGGAGGGCCTGCGCGAGGGG CTGCCAGGTCCTGGCGAATGCCCTCCAGCCCGTAGCCGTCTTCTCTGCGGGTCCCTGTCCCCTGGCCTAGACGCGGCAGTTCGCAGG CCCCTGCCACCTTTCTGCCAGTATTGA